In Nitrospira sp., one genomic interval encodes:
- the acsA gene encoding acetate--CoA ligase: MPWLPIIKSRRDWDVVPNLHDYATVRAKFSWERAREELAGLPNAEGVNIGYEAVGRHAAGPLASHRALRWLGKDGRVDDYSYARLHDLSDRFANVLQTLGVAKGERVFVLAGRVPELYVTALGTFKHRAVFCPLFSAFGPEPIRARLAIGEATVLVTTESLYQRKVASIRQHLPHLNHILLVDGEGGASPPPGTQRFHRLMEQAPPTYRIQPTDPEDVALLHFTSGTTGTPKGAIHVHAAVLAHHCTGKLALDLHPEDIFWCTADPGWVTGTSYGIIAPLTNGITSIVDEAEFDAERWYGILQQQRVSVWYTAPTAIRMMMKSGLDLVRKYDLRPLRFLASVGEPLNPEAVLWGQEAFGRPFHDNWWQTETGGIMIANYAAMDVRPGSMGRPLPGIDAAIVHKTEAGEVEVVREPDRQGELALRPGWPSMFRGYWNEPERYTKCFAGGWYLTGDLARQDADGYFWFVGRADDVIKTSGHLIGPFEVESILIEHQAVAEAGVIGKPDPIAMEIVKAFVSLKDGFEPSDALRRELLGFARARLGAVVAPKEITFLPTLPKTRSGKIMRRLLKARELGLPEGDTSTLEGAS; encoded by the coding sequence ATGCCTTGGCTCCCGATCATCAAATCGCGGCGCGACTGGGACGTCGTCCCAAACCTGCATGACTACGCAACCGTCCGCGCGAAGTTTTCTTGGGAACGGGCGCGGGAAGAGTTGGCGGGACTGCCGAATGCCGAGGGCGTGAATATCGGGTATGAAGCCGTCGGACGCCATGCAGCCGGACCGTTGGCATCGCACAGGGCCCTGCGCTGGCTGGGAAAAGATGGGCGGGTCGACGACTACTCCTACGCCCGACTCCACGACCTGAGCGATCGCTTCGCCAACGTTCTGCAAACACTCGGGGTCGCGAAGGGAGAACGAGTCTTCGTTCTGGCAGGCCGTGTCCCGGAACTCTACGTGACCGCGCTGGGGACCTTCAAACATCGAGCGGTCTTCTGCCCCCTCTTCTCTGCCTTCGGACCGGAACCGATCCGGGCTAGGCTGGCCATCGGAGAGGCGACGGTCCTGGTGACCACCGAGTCGCTTTATCAACGCAAGGTCGCCTCCATCCGCCAGCACCTGCCGCACTTGAACCACATTCTCTTGGTGGATGGCGAGGGTGGTGCATCCCCGCCGCCGGGGACACAACGGTTTCACCGGCTGATGGAGCAGGCTCCCCCCACCTACCGCATCCAACCGACCGATCCCGAAGATGTGGCGCTGCTCCATTTCACCAGCGGCACCACCGGCACTCCGAAGGGCGCCATCCACGTGCATGCCGCAGTGCTGGCCCATCACTGCACCGGTAAGTTGGCGTTGGATCTCCATCCCGAGGACATCTTTTGGTGCACCGCCGATCCCGGCTGGGTCACCGGCACGTCGTATGGCATCATCGCGCCGCTCACGAACGGCATCACCAGCATCGTGGACGAGGCGGAATTCGATGCTGAACGTTGGTACGGCATCTTGCAGCAGCAACGCGTGTCCGTTTGGTATACCGCCCCGACCGCCATCCGCATGATGATGAAGAGCGGATTGGACCTTGTGCGTAAGTACGATCTTCGCCCGCTGCGTTTTCTCGCCAGCGTGGGTGAGCCGCTCAACCCGGAGGCCGTCCTGTGGGGGCAGGAGGCGTTCGGGCGCCCCTTCCATGACAACTGGTGGCAGACGGAGACCGGCGGAATCATGATCGCCAACTACGCCGCCATGGATGTCCGCCCCGGTTCAATGGGCCGGCCTTTGCCCGGCATCGACGCCGCCATCGTGCACAAGACGGAAGCGGGCGAGGTGGAAGTCGTGCGGGAACCGGACCGGCAGGGCGAGTTGGCCCTGCGTCCCGGCTGGCCTTCGATGTTCCGCGGCTACTGGAATGAGCCGGAGCGCTATACAAAATGTTTCGCCGGAGGCTGGTACTTGACCGGCGACCTGGCGAGGCAAGATGCCGACGGCTACTTTTGGTTCGTCGGCCGAGCGGACGACGTGATCAAGACCTCGGGGCACCTGATCGGGCCCTTCGAAGTGGAAAGCATCTTGATCGAACACCAGGCAGTGGCGGAAGCAGGCGTCATCGGCAAACCCGATCCCATAGCGATGGAAATCGTCAAGGCCTTCGTCTCGCTGAAGGACGGCTTCGAGCCGAGCGACGCGCTTCGGCGAGAACTGCTGGGTTTCGCGAGGGCCAGGCTGGGCGCGGTGGTGGCGCCGAAGGAGATCACGTTCCTGCCGACCCTTCCGAAAACCAGAAGCGGCAAGATTATGCGACGACTGTTGAAGGCGCGCGAACTGGGGCTGCCTGAAGGTGACACCTCCACGCTGGAGGGTGCCTCATGA
- a CDS encoding GTPase, with the protein MSAVDNRAKTGSTRIVIMGAAGRDFHNFNVLFRDDPAYDVVAFTAAQIPNIQDRTYPPSLAGALYPKGISIHAEQELERLIRTRHVERVVFAYSDVSHEAVMQAASRVMAAGADFWLLGPGATMLPAKKPVVSVCATRTGAGKSPVARHVAGILRAAGLRVAIVRHPMPYGDLAAQAVQRFACPDDLDHAACTIEEREEYEPHLAQGGVVYAGVDYGEILRQAEEQADSIVWDGGNNDWSFFVPDLELVLVDPHRAGEPAFFPGVVNLLRADVAVLTKLDSATDAQVAAVREAVALQNPRATVVETAMPPIVEQPELIRGKRVLVIEDGPSLTHGGRPSGAGLLAAERYGAAQVVDPRATAVGSLAKLYVRHPYLGPLLPAMGYGAEQMRELEATINRTDCDLVLSATPVDLRRLLRMIHPTLRVRYEIEERGSPTLADVLQGVILRAKQG; encoded by the coding sequence ATGTCGGCGGTGGACAATCGCGCCAAAACGGGAAGCACACGCATCGTGATTATGGGCGCGGCAGGACGGGACTTTCATAACTTCAACGTCCTGTTTCGCGACGATCCGGCCTATGACGTGGTCGCGTTTACCGCCGCCCAGATTCCCAACATTCAGGATCGCACCTATCCTCCTTCGCTGGCCGGGGCCTTGTATCCGAAGGGGATCTCGATCCATGCGGAACAGGAGTTGGAGCGGTTGATCCGGACCAGGCACGTCGAGCGTGTGGTCTTCGCCTATAGCGATGTGTCCCACGAAGCGGTCATGCAGGCGGCGTCCCGGGTGATGGCGGCGGGGGCCGATTTCTGGCTGCTGGGGCCTGGTGCGACCATGTTGCCCGCGAAAAAACCGGTCGTCTCGGTCTGCGCTACTAGAACGGGAGCGGGGAAGAGTCCCGTCGCGCGACACGTTGCCGGGATTTTGCGCGCAGCGGGGCTGCGCGTTGCCATCGTGCGGCATCCGATGCCCTATGGGGACCTGGCGGCCCAGGCGGTTCAGCGCTTTGCCTGTCCGGACGATTTAGATCACGCGGCCTGCACGATCGAGGAGCGGGAGGAGTATGAGCCGCACCTGGCGCAGGGCGGGGTGGTGTATGCGGGCGTGGACTATGGGGAGATCCTTCGGCAAGCGGAAGAACAGGCGGACAGCATTGTCTGGGACGGGGGCAACAACGACTGGTCGTTCTTCGTGCCGGATCTGGAACTTGTGCTGGTCGATCCGCACCGCGCCGGAGAGCCGGCCTTTTTCCCGGGCGTGGTGAATCTCCTGCGGGCCGATGTGGCGGTGTTGACGAAGCTGGATTCAGCGACCGACGCTCAGGTGGCGGCGGTGCGGGAGGCCGTCGCGCTACAGAATCCGCGCGCGACGGTGGTCGAGACGGCCATGCCGCCGATCGTGGAGCAACCGGAGCTGATTCGCGGTAAACGCGTGTTGGTCATCGAGGATGGTCCTTCCCTGACACACGGCGGGAGACCATCAGGGGCGGGACTCCTCGCGGCCGAACGGTACGGCGCGGCGCAGGTCGTGGATCCAAGGGCCACGGCAGTGGGAAGCCTAGCCAAGTTGTACGTCCGGCATCCATACCTGGGGCCGCTCTTGCCCGCCATGGGCTACGGCGCCGAGCAGATGCGGGAATTGGAAGCCACGATCAATCGCACCGACTGCGACCTGGTGCTCAGCGCCACGCCGGTGGATTTGCGGCGGCTGCTGCGCATGATCCATCCGACGCTTCGTGTGCGATACGAGATCGAAGAACGCGGAAGCCCGACTCTGGCGGACGTGCTGCAGGGGGTGATCCTGCGGGCAAAGCAGGGATGA
- a CDS encoding trypsin-like peptidase domain-containing protein: protein MAGWIDHWRAATVAIGHRQEYRVQSPGGRTSTKPFFAIDGTGVLFSLYGTRAQTTWLVTAKHVLYDPAENWAPSSLGMMFSQSPHGNGRQALEIPLQLTKGTRRLWYPHPDESVDLACLPVPLTLRPSKTGALTSIAWMDIATKSDLCEGVPVVVLGYPTAFDLPDSPRAIVRQGIVSWVSPSRPGSEVFLIDSHVFPGNSGGPVFRLPAVMNRQGHLATAGTVALLGIVTQARIQILPLMAGGKQVELHLEDRKASEPLLALSYIGLGMVEPAYRIKQLLVAASSAHARRKRSAP, encoded by the coding sequence ATGGCTGGATGGATCGATCACTGGCGGGCGGCGACGGTCGCCATCGGACACAGGCAGGAGTACCGCGTGCAGTCACCAGGCGGCCGGACCTCGACGAAACCCTTCTTTGCCATCGACGGCACCGGAGTCCTGTTTTCGTTGTACGGAACCAGAGCCCAGACCACCTGGCTGGTCACGGCCAAACACGTCCTGTACGATCCGGCGGAAAACTGGGCGCCATCCTCCCTCGGCATGATGTTTTCTCAGAGCCCCCATGGCAACGGCCGCCAGGCGTTGGAGATTCCCCTCCAACTCACCAAGGGCACACGCCGCCTCTGGTATCCGCACCCGGATGAATCCGTCGACCTCGCCTGCCTGCCCGTACCGCTGACCCTGCGCCCCTCGAAAACCGGCGCGCTGACATCCATTGCCTGGATGGACATCGCAACCAAGTCGGATCTGTGTGAAGGGGTGCCGGTCGTGGTGCTCGGCTATCCGACGGCCTTCGACCTTCCCGATTCACCACGAGCCATCGTGCGGCAAGGGATCGTATCGTGGGTGTCGCCGAGCAGGCCCGGCTCAGAAGTGTTCCTGATCGATAGTCACGTGTTTCCCGGCAACAGCGGCGGCCCCGTGTTCCGGCTCCCCGCCGTCATGAATCGGCAGGGACACCTGGCCACCGCAGGGACAGTGGCGCTGCTGGGTATCGTCACGCAGGCCAGGATTCAGATCTTGCCCTTGATGGCGGGGGGAAAACAGGTGGAACTACACTTGGAAGACAGGAAGGCCTCCGAACCGCTGTTGGCCTTGAGTTATATCGGTTTGGGTATGGTCGAACCGGCGTACCGAATCAAGCAACTCTTGGTGGCTGCCTCCTCGGCCCATGCACGGCGCAAGCGGTCTGCGCCGTGA
- the polX gene encoding DNA polymerase/3'-5' exonuclease PolX, which translates to MRIHNADVAALLEEIAALLEIEGANPFRVRAYRFAARTLRDLTHDVAEMVAKGEDLTALPGIGEDLAGKIKDIVATGTTAVLEQERKKVPATLTELLHIPGLGPKRVQTLSQALKVRTLADLEQAAREGRIQALPGFGAITQRRIREALTARTGEERRMRLADAVPYAEALVEYLRQVPGVERAAAAGSYRRGKDTIGDLDLLVTARLGRQVIDRFVAYPGVDSVSAKGDTKASVRLRNRLQVDLRVVPQESYGAALLYFTGNKDHNVALRQLAQQRELKINEYGVFRGDSRVAGETEESVYQAVGLPWIPPELREGRGEIEAARANRLPQLLQQDDLKGDLHAHTNATDGRNSLVEMVEAAKRRGWQYVAITDHSRRLAMAKGFDPKRLLKQVDEIDRLNATLSGITVLKGIEVDILEDGSLDLPDGVLGRLDVVVGAVHSHFNLSSAKQTDRILRAMDRPYFTILAHPTGRLIGQRQPYEVDMARLIRQARERPCVLEVNAHPERLDLSDVHCRMAKEAGVLLAVSTDAHSTLDLDNVRYGIGQARRGWLEKADVVNSRSYPELRRLLDRMRGT; encoded by the coding sequence ATGCGGATCCATAATGCTGACGTCGCGGCCCTGCTTGAGGAGATCGCCGCCTTGCTGGAAATCGAAGGCGCCAACCCCTTCCGGGTCAGGGCCTATCGGTTTGCCGCCAGGACCCTTCGCGACCTCACCCATGACGTGGCGGAGATGGTGGCCAAGGGCGAGGACCTCACGGCCTTGCCCGGGATCGGCGAAGACCTGGCGGGCAAGATCAAGGACATCGTGGCGACCGGCACGACCGCCGTGCTGGAACAAGAGCGCAAGAAGGTGCCGGCCACGTTGACGGAGTTGCTGCATATTCCCGGCCTGGGGCCCAAGCGCGTGCAGACCCTGTCTCAGGCCCTGAAGGTCCGTACCCTGGCGGACCTAGAGCAGGCGGCGCGAGAAGGGCGGATCCAAGCCCTGCCCGGTTTCGGTGCGATCACGCAGCGGCGCATTCGGGAAGCGTTGACTGCGCGCACGGGCGAGGAGCGGCGCATGCGCTTGGCCGATGCTGTCCCCTATGCGGAAGCCTTGGTGGAGTACTTGCGGCAGGTGCCCGGAGTAGAGCGAGCGGCAGCGGCAGGCAGTTATCGGCGAGGAAAAGACACGATCGGCGATCTGGATCTTCTGGTGACCGCCCGCCTCGGCCGACAGGTGATCGATCGCTTCGTGGCCTATCCCGGGGTCGACAGCGTGTCGGCGAAGGGGGACACCAAGGCCAGTGTGCGGTTGCGAAACCGGCTGCAAGTGGATCTGCGCGTCGTGCCGCAGGAGAGTTACGGCGCGGCCCTGCTCTATTTCACCGGTAACAAGGACCACAATGTGGCCCTACGGCAATTGGCCCAGCAGCGCGAACTCAAGATCAACGAATACGGTGTCTTTCGCGGCGACTCACGCGTGGCGGGGGAGACGGAGGAGTCGGTCTATCAGGCGGTGGGCTTGCCTTGGATTCCGCCGGAACTGCGGGAGGGGCGCGGGGAGATCGAGGCGGCGAGGGCGAACCGGCTGCCGCAGCTCCTGCAGCAGGATGACCTGAAGGGCGACCTCCATGCCCATACGAACGCGACCGACGGCCGGAACAGCTTGGTGGAGATGGTCGAGGCGGCCAAACGCCGAGGGTGGCAGTACGTGGCGATCACGGATCATTCCCGTCGCCTCGCGATGGCCAAGGGATTCGATCCCAAGCGGCTGCTCAAGCAGGTGGATGAGATCGATCGCCTGAACGCGACCCTCTCCGGCATCACGGTGTTGAAGGGCATCGAGGTCGACATTCTGGAGGATGGGTCACTCGATCTGCCGGACGGGGTGCTGGGACGGCTGGATGTGGTCGTCGGCGCGGTCCATAGTCACTTCAACCTGTCTTCGGCAAAACAGACGGACCGGATCTTGCGGGCCATGGACCGCCCCTACTTCACGATCCTCGCGCATCCCACCGGCCGGCTCATCGGGCAGCGTCAGCCTTATGAGGTAGACATGGCGCGCCTCATCCGGCAGGCGCGCGAGCGTCCTTGCGTTCTCGAAGTCAACGCCCACCCGGAGCGGCTGGATTTGAGCGATGTCCATTGCCGCATGGCCAAAGAGGCGGGGGTATTGTTGGCGGTCAGTACCGATGCGCACAGTACGTTGGATCTCGACAACGTGCGTTATGGGATCGGCCAGGCCCGCCGCGGATGGCTCGAAAAGGCGGATGTGGTCAACAGCCGATCCTACCCTGAGCTTCGCCGACTCTTGGATCGGATGAGGGGCACATAA
- a CDS encoding NADP-dependent malic enzyme, whose amino-acid sequence MTSKADLLAKALKPAEEALRLHAHYKGKMQSMPKCAVRSLDDFALWYTPGVAAPCKAIQADPDRVFDYTNRGNTIAVVSDGTRVLGLGDIGPEAALPVMEGKALLFKYLGGVDAVPICLKTKDPNEVIRTVLLLAPSFGAINLEDIAMPKCFHVLRELQARCSIPVWHDDQQGTGTVLLAGLMNALQVVGKELGRVRIAMIGMGAANVPVYRFLTASGADPARIVACDLGGILGTHRREYECDPAFAEQWRVCLHSNPDRLKGGIAEALRGADICVAFSAGGIIKPEWVRGMARDAVVFACANPVPEIWPWEAKEAGARIVATGRSDFPNQVNNSLVFPGIFRGVLDVRARTITDEMAMAAAHELALCARERGIHEESILPTMEEWHVPMRLAVATATKAQEQGLAQVERTRDQIHILAESKIRSAHEAMKVLLREGLIVAPPAP is encoded by the coding sequence ATGACCAGCAAGGCGGATCTGTTAGCCAAGGCGTTGAAGCCCGCGGAGGAGGCGCTCCGGCTGCATGCCCATTACAAGGGCAAGATGCAGAGCATGCCGAAGTGCGCGGTCCGCAGTTTGGACGATTTTGCGCTGTGGTACACGCCTGGCGTGGCGGCGCCCTGCAAGGCCATCCAGGCCGATCCCGACCGCGTGTTTGACTATACCAACCGCGGCAACACGATCGCTGTCGTCTCGGACGGGACGCGCGTCTTGGGATTGGGCGATATCGGGCCGGAGGCGGCGCTCCCCGTGATGGAGGGCAAGGCCTTGCTCTTCAAGTATCTGGGCGGGGTGGATGCGGTGCCGATTTGCCTGAAGACCAAGGATCCGAACGAGGTGATCCGGACGGTGTTGCTCCTGGCTCCTTCGTTCGGGGCGATCAACCTCGAAGACATCGCGATGCCCAAATGTTTTCACGTGCTGCGTGAACTGCAGGCCAGGTGTTCCATTCCGGTATGGCACGATGACCAGCAGGGAACCGGCACGGTGCTGCTGGCCGGCCTGATGAACGCGCTGCAGGTCGTGGGCAAGGAGCTCGGTCGTGTGCGGATCGCCATGATCGGGATGGGGGCGGCGAACGTCCCGGTCTATCGGTTCCTCACGGCATCCGGGGCCGATCCCGCCCGCATCGTCGCCTGCGACCTGGGCGGTATCCTCGGCACCCATCGGCGGGAGTATGAGTGTGACCCGGCCTTTGCGGAACAATGGCGCGTCTGTCTCCATAGCAATCCGGACAGGTTGAAGGGGGGCATTGCCGAGGCCCTGCGAGGGGCTGACATCTGCGTCGCCTTTTCCGCCGGCGGCATCATCAAGCCGGAGTGGGTCAGAGGAATGGCGCGAGACGCCGTCGTCTTTGCCTGCGCAAACCCGGTTCCGGAGATCTGGCCTTGGGAAGCCAAGGAAGCCGGGGCGCGAATCGTGGCGACCGGACGCAGCGATTTCCCGAACCAGGTCAACAATTCGCTGGTGTTTCCCGGCATCTTTCGCGGGGTGCTCGACGTGCGGGCGCGCACCATCACCGACGAGATGGCGATGGCGGCTGCGCATGAACTCGCGTTGTGCGCTAGGGAACGCGGCATCCACGAGGAGAGTATTCTGCCGACGATGGAGGAATGGCACGTGCCGATGCGGTTGGCGGTGGCCACGGCCACTAAAGCACAGGAGCAGGGGTTGGCGCAGGTGGAACGCACTCGCGACCAGATCCATATTCTAGCGGAATCGAAGATTCGTTCTGCGCATGAGGCGATGAAGGTGTTGCTGAGAGAGGGATTGATCGTCGCGCCGCCGGCACCTTGA
- a CDS encoding universal stress protein — protein sequence MRWLVALDESEFSERIIGWMRAFPHSKQTAVTVVHVLAPLDVPETIGLTGQQLLLQQQGAMVEALLQRVRRLLEESFADVEVILREGVPSREILQVIQERRPDLVVSGMQGLYRSPGFTIGGVAQRLLSYAPCSLMLVPGKAQPGDGLRIMLATDGSEDARRAARVVAELPGVRETMIVSVVRPLGAEKAVLERFQPEESRKMEAAFLRRRRAEARKALAECECLLRQAAMVVRARVIAGHPAEAIVRAARRDAVDLLVVGSRGLTGMKATALGSVSQTVAQLAPCPVLIVKP from the coding sequence ATGCGATGGTTGGTGGCGCTGGATGAATCGGAGTTTTCCGAGCGGATCATAGGGTGGATGCGAGCGTTCCCACATTCCAAGCAGACGGCCGTCACGGTGGTGCATGTGCTTGCCCCATTGGATGTGCCTGAGACCATCGGCCTCACCGGGCAGCAGCTGCTGCTGCAACAACAGGGAGCGATGGTGGAGGCTTTGCTGCAGCGTGTGCGCCGACTCCTGGAAGAGTCTTTTGCGGACGTCGAGGTCATTTTGCGGGAGGGTGTTCCGAGCCGGGAGATTCTGCAAGTCATACAGGAACGTCGGCCGGACTTGGTCGTCTCCGGCATGCAGGGGCTCTACCGATCGCCGGGTTTCACGATAGGTGGGGTCGCTCAACGGCTCCTCTCCTATGCCCCCTGCAGCTTGATGCTGGTGCCCGGCAAGGCGCAGCCGGGCGATGGGTTGCGAATCATGTTGGCCACGGACGGCTCGGAAGATGCGCGGCGCGCCGCCCGCGTGGTGGCGGAATTGCCGGGTGTACGTGAGACGATGATCGTGAGCGTCGTCCGTCCGCTCGGCGCGGAGAAGGCGGTCCTCGAACGGTTTCAGCCCGAGGAGAGCCGCAAGATGGAAGCGGCGTTTCTGCGTCGGCGGCGAGCCGAGGCGCGTAAAGCCCTGGCCGAATGCGAATGCCTGCTGCGGCAGGCAGCGATGGTGGTGCGCGCCAGAGTGATCGCCGGGCATCCGGCCGAGGCCATCGTCCGTGCCGCTCGGCGTGATGCGGTGGATCTGTTGGTGGTCGGCTCACGCGGCCTGACCGGGATGAAGGCGACTGCGCTCGGGAGCGTGTCCCAGACGGTAGCGCAGTTGGCGCCCTGTCCAGTCCTGATCGTGAAGCCGTAG
- a CDS encoding PAS and helix-turn-helix domain-containing protein has product MVQITEMVARIADGAMLVDETGMVRMWNRAAERLLGFRADEVVGRPCRDVLCGRTLGGSELCSPACEIGKRLAAGTGVRNYDMQTRAKSGRVVWVNISSIPVPTRKAGRFMRLHLFRDISRQMKVLQLAEDLHGMLSATGHAGSMPAPARPTPQASANLPVGRGTSPLTKREQDVLRLMAAGSTTKEIADALFISMVTVRNHIQHIFEKLGAHTRLQALALAFPPGPSPA; this is encoded by the coding sequence ATGGTGCAGATCACGGAGATGGTGGCGCGCATCGCCGACGGTGCCATGCTGGTGGATGAGACCGGTATGGTGAGGATGTGGAACAGGGCCGCCGAGCGGTTGCTGGGGTTTCGTGCCGACGAAGTGGTGGGGCGTCCTTGCCGAGACGTTTTATGCGGCCGAACGCTAGGCGGGAGCGAATTGTGTTCACCGGCATGCGAAATCGGGAAACGCCTTGCCGCAGGGACCGGCGTGCGAAACTACGATATGCAAACCCGTGCGAAGTCCGGTCGGGTCGTGTGGGTCAATATCAGCTCCATCCCCGTGCCGACCCGGAAGGCCGGTCGATTCATGAGGCTGCATCTGTTTCGCGACATCAGCCGGCAGATGAAAGTGTTGCAGTTGGCGGAAGATCTCCACGGTATGCTCTCGGCCACGGGCCATGCGGGTTCGATGCCGGCGCCGGCGCGACCGACGCCGCAGGCCTCCGCAAACCTGCCGGTCGGTCGAGGCACGTCGCCGTTGACGAAACGGGAGCAGGATGTGCTGCGGTTGATGGCGGCCGGGAGCACGACAAAAGAGATTGCGGATGCGCTGTTTATCAGCATGGTGACCGTCCGAAACCACATCCAACACATTTTTGAGAAGCTGGGCGCTCACACCCGTTTACAAGCCCTTGCCCTTGCATTCCCCCCCGGTCCGTCCCCCGCCTAG
- a CDS encoding Fic family protein: MAEEPGHLGTTRSFETTQGHLTYPELSERLAVALARILDRILQTPAQDIVVTPEWLCERHRELAGDLFPDWAGRFQTTDVKVGALEPPAFYQVPMLVRSFCDDLTERLRHVREDDLTHIAALLAWVDWRFQWIHPFKDFNGRIGRMVLAALLYKLTLPPVETAPIDPEGRRAYLEALRAGDAGDLLPLQHQWIARLAAAI, encoded by the coding sequence ATGGCCGAAGAACCCGGACACCTAGGAACCACCCGCTCATTCGAGACGACGCAAGGGCACTTGACCTATCCGGAGCTCTCGGAACGGCTTGCCGTCGCGCTGGCGCGGATTCTCGACCGGATCTTGCAAACCCCCGCTCAGGACATCGTCGTGACGCCGGAATGGTTGTGCGAGAGGCACCGTGAGTTGGCCGGAGATCTCTTTCCCGATTGGGCGGGACGATTCCAGACAACCGACGTGAAGGTGGGCGCCTTGGAGCCCCCTGCTTTTTATCAAGTACCGATGCTGGTGCGGTCCTTCTGCGACGATCTAACCGAGCGGCTGCGGCATGTCCGGGAGGACGACCTCACCCACATTGCCGCATTGCTGGCCTGGGTGGACTGGCGCTTCCAGTGGATCCATCCCTTCAAGGATTTCAACGGCCGTATCGGCCGGATGGTCCTTGCGGCACTCTTATACAAACTCACTCTGCCGCCGGTCGAAACGGCGCCGATCGATCCTGAGGGGCGTCGTGCCTATCTCGAAGCCCTGCGTGCCGGGGATGCGGGCGACCTCCTGCCCCTCCAGCACCAGTGGATCGCCCGGCTCGCGGCCGCAATTTAA
- a CDS encoding ABC transporter substrate-binding protein, which produces MTTVRTVLICFIACFLLPTAAHSEPAETPTAVVRATLDAVFRILEDQTLKQPPQAKQRRHLLEQVIAERFDYEEMSKRTLAVHWKPLSPPERQEFVALFKTFLSDRYASKIEGYAGERVVYLSERTADGYAEVRTRLVSDKLDVPMDYRLTNKGGKWFAYDVIVDGVSLVMNYRSQFTAIIADASYQELVRRLRERTKEDLAKPTTR; this is translated from the coding sequence ATGACGACGGTGCGAACAGTCCTCATCTGCTTCATTGCCTGCTTCCTGTTGCCGACTGCCGCACACAGCGAACCAGCCGAAACCCCCACCGCTGTCGTTCGCGCGACACTCGATGCCGTGTTCCGTATTCTGGAGGACCAGACGCTGAAGCAGCCGCCGCAGGCCAAACAGCGACGCCACCTGCTCGAGCAAGTCATCGCGGAACGATTCGATTATGAAGAGATGTCGAAGCGGACCCTTGCGGTTCACTGGAAGCCGTTGTCCCCGCCCGAGCGGCAGGAGTTCGTCGCGCTCTTCAAGACCTTCCTCTCGGACCGGTATGCGTCCAAGATCGAGGGCTATGCGGGGGAACGGGTTGTCTACCTGTCGGAACGCACCGCCGATGGTTATGCCGAGGTCCGCACGAGGTTAGTCTCCGACAAGCTCGACGTCCCGATGGACTACCGCCTGACGAACAAAGGCGGCAAGTGGTTCGCGTATGACGTGATCGTCGATGGGGTGAGCCTGGTGATGAACTATCGCAGCCAATTCACCGCGATCATCGCGGATGCGTCCTATCAAGAACTGGTGCGGCGGCTGCGGGAGCGCACCAAGGAAGACCTCGCCAAACCCACCACACGATAA